From one Trueperella pyogenes genomic stretch:
- a CDS encoding carbohydrate ABC transporter permease, whose protein sequence is MRERLNPTRVILLVVVVAGALMMMFPFLWMLITSITPEGSLANGPSLIVEDPTLEAYRSLGSTLPMARIIVNSLLVALISTLLQLLTGSMAGYAFARLDFTGKNVVFALYLATMMIPLQVLVVPLFILFKDLHLHDTYFALIAPTVASAFGAFMLRQAVQAVPRELDEAATIDGAGHLRIFIRIILPLITPSLATVGILAFMATWNSFLWPLVVIRSPELQTLPLGLATLHGQFTTQWDVVMAGSVISIIPIMIVYLFAQRHIITGVTHTGLK, encoded by the coding sequence ATGCGTGAACGATTAAACCCGACTCGAGTGATTCTACTGGTGGTAGTGGTTGCCGGTGCGCTCATGATGATGTTCCCCTTCCTATGGATGCTCATCACCTCCATCACACCGGAAGGCTCCTTGGCTAACGGGCCTTCGTTAATTGTAGAAGACCCGACGTTGGAGGCGTATCGATCTTTGGGCTCAACGTTGCCGATGGCTCGGATCATCGTGAACTCGTTACTGGTCGCTTTGATCTCGACGCTGCTGCAACTGCTTACTGGTTCTATGGCGGGCTATGCTTTCGCGCGACTCGATTTTACCGGCAAAAATGTCGTATTCGCCTTGTATCTTGCGACGATGATGATTCCTTTGCAGGTGTTGGTAGTTCCACTGTTCATCTTGTTCAAGGATCTCCACTTGCACGACACATACTTCGCGCTGATCGCACCCACAGTAGCTTCGGCTTTCGGGGCCTTTATGCTGCGCCAAGCCGTGCAAGCGGTGCCGCGGGAACTGGATGAAGCCGCCACCATTGACGGTGCGGGACATCTGCGGATATTCATCCGCATCATTCTGCCACTCATTACCCCGAGCTTGGCCACTGTCGGAATCCTGGCGTTTATGGCAACTTGGAACAGCTTTCTCTGGCCACTCGTGGTTATCCGTTCCCCGGAGCTGCAGACTCTCCCGCTTGGCCTAGCGACCCTTCACGGACAGTTCACCACGCAGTGGGATGTGGTGATGGCTGGATCGGTGATTTCCATCATCCCAATCATGATTGTCTACCTATTCGCCCAGCGGCACATCATCACCGGTGTGACGCACACCGGTCTCAAATAA